In a single window of the Lineus longissimus chromosome 4, tnLinLong1.2, whole genome shotgun sequence genome:
- the LOC135487043 gene encoding XK-related protein 4-like: MANFPKFPRTRRDKPLRTIRDDHFESIDATRGHDQIDGFPEKAHFGTFDVLVIIASIGSFFFDLGSDLWVAHVYFSDKEYWYFGMTVAFIMIPSLTMMVFSFRWYIMDYHQKKRDSPQNPCPVPCKVWFLRTVCLLFQVGPVLRYGETLYNGLKSRKTNLRNYYFQLMLYEDADSTLLRLFECFLEAAPQLVLQLYIMASQGTGTDTFRIIIQAGSCSMSLISLAWSLTSFHRALRFTRNDKKNLRRPAMVLLFMWRIFTIGTRVLAIALFASHFHYYVFVILGAHWLAMTIWLVFQKTNFCSHRFEEVLFDAICGVVYIFCFLNLKDGPTRYKYLAFYTVVYMENLGMIVSWFFFTDAAGKWYHYPCLMIVIAGFLAGILIMQIYYFSCHPSKGIKFCIGEEEATPVVINGQNSYHGSTESLPVSHASQNYASPPVNSTARNGVKNNTYTHSTSGSANGQDNVLSQGTLV; this comes from the exons atggcaaattttcCAAAGTTCCCACGAACTCGTCGTGATAAACCCCTCAGAACTATTCGCGATGATCATTTTGAGAGTATCGATGCCACTCGTGGCCACGATCAAATTGATGGCTTTCCAGAGAAAGCACATTTTGGGACATTCGACGTACTGGTAATCATTGCTTCGATTGGAAGTTTCTTTTTCGATTTGGGCTCAGATTTGTGGGTTGCACACGTTTACTTTTCTGACAAGGAATATTGGTACTTCGGAATGACAGTTGCCTTCATTATGATTCCCTCCTTGACAATGATGGTGTTTAGCTTTCGTTGGTACATCATGGATTATCATCAGAAGAAGAGGGATAGTCCTCAGAATCCGTGCCCTGTGCCATGCAAAGTGTGGTTCTTGAGAACAGTGTGTTTACTCTTTCAAGTTGGACCAGTTTTGAG ATATGGTGAAACACTATACAATGGTCTTAAAAGTCGGAAAACAAATTTGAGGAATTATTACTTTCAGTTGATGCTGTATGAGGATGCAGATTCTACATTGCTGAGACTGTTTGAATGTTTCCTTGAGGCAGCTCCCCAGTTGGTCCTACAGCTTTACATCATGGCTTCTCAGGGCACAGGCACAGACACCTTTAGGA TAATCATCCAAGCTGGGTCCTGTAGCATGTCTCTAATCTCCTTGGCATGGTCACTGACGTCATTTCACCGAGCTCTCCGTTTCACACGAAACGACAAGAAGAACCTCCGGCGGCCAGCTATGGTTTTACTCTTCATGTGGAGGATATTCACGATAGGCACACGCGTGCTGGCCATCGCGCTTTTCGCatcacattttcattattacgtCTTTGTTATACTCGGTGCCCATTGGTTAGCTATGACGATATGGTTGGTTTTCCAAAAGACGAACTTTTGTTCTCACAGATTTGAGGAGGTGCTTTTCGATGCTATTTGTGGTGTGGTGTATATTTTCTGTTTCTTGAATCTCAAAGATGGGCCAACAAGGTACAAATATTTAGCTTTTTACACTGTGGTGTATATGGAAAATTTGGGTATGATTGTGTCGTGGTTCTTTTTCACCGACGCAGCGGGTAAGTGGTACCACTACCCCTGTCTCATGATTGTTATTGCGGGTTTTTTGGCCGGAATCCTCATCATGCAAATATACTACTTTTCTTGTCATCCATCGAAAGGAATCAAGTTTTGTATTGGTGAGGAAGAAGCGACCCCTGTCGTCATAAATGGACAAAACTCCTACCACGGATCTACCGAGTCTCTTCCTGTCTCCCACGCGTCACAAAATTATGCATCGCCGCCTGTTAACAGCACTGCCAGGAATGGAGTGAAGAACAATACGTACACACACTCAACATCCGGGAGTGCAAACGGTCAAGACAATGTGCTGAGCCAGGGTACCCTGGTTTGA
- the LOC135486241 gene encoding cystathionine gamma-lyase-like: MEKTPFPHFGTDALHAGQDPMQWKSQAVVPPISLSTTFVQHSPGEHTGYEYSRSGNPTRNCLEECIAKLENAKFGMVTASGLAATMCVVHMLKSGDHIVSMDDLYGGTNRYFRKIVSQFNIETTFVDCTVAENVQNAMKENTKLVWIETPTNPTMKLVDIEAVAKVVKQKPGCILVSDNTFMSAYFQRPLDLGADIVMHSVSKYMNGHTDVIMGALATNDPKIDEKLKFLQYAMGPVPSPFDCYLVNRGLKTLHVRMKEHMKNGLAVAKFLEEHKLVEKVLHPGLKSHPQYELGTRQMKGYSGMLVFYIKGGSEAVNKFMKAIKVFALAESLGGYESLAEVPSIMTHASVVKDERERLNIFDNMIRLSVGIEDEQDLIDDLAQALQASAV; the protein is encoded by the exons ATGGAGAAAACACCTTTCCCTCATTTCGGCACTGATGCCCTTCACGCAGGACAAGAtccaatgcaatggaaatcacaggCTGTAGTCCCTCCGATTTCTCTGTCAACCACATTTGTCCAGCATTCCCCTGGCGAGCACACT GGTTATGAATACTCAAGAAGTGGAAACCCGACAAGGAATTGTCTGGAAGAGTGCATCGCAAAGTTAGAAAATGCCAAATTTG GTATGGTCACTGCCTCTGGGCTTGCTGCAACCATGTGTGTCGTCCACATGTTGAAGTCCGGAGACCATATAGTCAGTATGGATGATTTATATGGAG GGACAAATAGGTATTTTAGAAAGATTGTGTCTCAGTTTAATATTGAAACAACATTTGTTGATTGTACTGTCGCTGAAAATGTACAGAATGCTATgaaagaaaacacaaaa CTTGTTTGGATTGAGACCCCGACCAACCCCACCATGAAACTTGTAGATATAGAGGCGGTGGCTAAGGTGGTCAAACAAAAACCAGGCTGTATACTTGTTTCAGATAATACATTCATGTCCGCTTACTTCCAG AGACCTCTAGACCTTGGCGCTGATATTGTTATGCATTCTGTATCAAAGTACATGAATG GTCACACTGATGTGATCATGGGCGCTCTTGCAACAAACGACCCTAAAATCGATGAGAAACTGAAATTTCTGCAGTATG cAATGGGACCAGTTCCGTCTCCCTTCGACTGTTACCTTGTCAACAGAGGTCTGAAGACGCTCCATGTACGCATGAAAGAACATATGAAGAACGGTCTTGCTGTGGCCAAGTTCTTAGAAGAACATAAGTTGGTAGAGAAAGTGCTTCACCCAG GTCTGAAATCTCACCCACAATATGAGCTTGGTACACGCCAGATGAAAGGCTACAGTGGTATGCTTGTCTTCTATATCAAAGGGGGAAGCGAAGCCGTCAATAAGTTTATGAAAGCTATCAAGGTCTTCGCTCTTGCCGAAAGTTTAGGAGGTTACGAAAGTTTGGCAGAGGTTCC GTCCATCATGACTCATGCGTCTGTCGTCAAAGATGAGCGTGAACGTTTGAATATCTTCGACAACATGATCCGTCTGTCTGTTGGTATTGAGGATGAACAAGATCTGATTGATGATCTTGCACAGGCACTTCAAGCTTCC GCTGTGTAA
- the LOC135486067 gene encoding serine/threonine-protein kinase Nek8-like, with amino-acid sequence MMEKYEKIRVVGRGAYGTVYLCKRLHDNKMVIIKQIPVEQMTKEERQAALNEVKVLSMLDHPNIIEYYENFLEDKALMIVMEYAQGGTLFEFLQQRNGNLFEEEEILKYFVQMLLSLQHVHSKQILHRDLKTQNILLDKKREVIKVGDFGISKVLSSKSKAYTVVGTPCYISPELCEGMPYNQKSDIWALGCVLYELASLKRAFEAANLPALVLKIMRGTFAPIAEHYSSDMRSLILSMLHLDPNKRPHIHQIMAQPIVMNSLMNLYTDMGKIPCTRIHRPMQPAGRGRMQRTSPHMPRGSVASISETEPMGHKHLSPSTVYSWGNGIMTPVKLPLPSVDTHVTQVSAGRTQKAAVTKNGRLFVWEGSSVGGESGLPGAISSSMDQPLQSFIPRYLEGQSGVTIQHVSCGDLFTACLTDRGILMTFGSGANGCLGHGNTHDVTQAKIVEALLGYEVVNVSCGASHVLAVTNEHELFAWGRGESGRLGLGSNQSFPSPQPVPIPDQFQPRSVHCGVDCSVVITVDKKMLCCGSNRSNKLAMDEFQGEGGISKPMEEVYLFTPVEVPPLVDLSIESVAMGTSHTAVITDSGECYTVGSNNFGQLGHKVHEDRLPAKVAPLESEALSTVACGDTFTVGVTTDGKVYTWGKNSRGRLGRLDDETSVPKVVKFPGNEMLNVVSLSCSHGNTLLSTKPPSRGNLVQE; translated from the exons ATGATGGAAAAATACGAGAAGATTCGAGTGGTGGGGAGAGGGGCGTACGG GACTGTTTACCTTTGTAAAAGACTACATGATAATAAGATGGTGATTATCAAGCAGATTCCAGTGGAGCAGATGACGAAAGAGGAGAGGCAAGCTGCTTTGAATGAAGTGAAGGTGTTGTCCATGTTAGATCATCCAAACATCATCGAGTATTATGAGAATTTTCTGGAAGACAAGgcattgatgattgtgatggAGTATGCACAAG GTGGGACACTCTTTGAATTTCTCCAGCAACGAAATGGAAATTTATTTGAAGAGGag GAAATACTGAAGTACTTTGTACAGATGCTGCTCTCCCTCCAACATGTCCACTCAAAGCAGATCCTTCACAGGGACTTGAAGACGCAGAATATTCTCCTGGATAAGAAGAGGGAAGTTATCAAAGTTGGAGACTTCGGAATCTCAAAAGTCCTGAGCAGTAAAAGCAAAGCATACACA GTGGTTGGAACTCCTTGCTACATCTCACCAGAGCTCTGTGAAGGAATGCC TTACAATCAAAAGAGTGACATATGGGCTCTTGGATGTGTACTTTATGAGTTGGCAAGTCTGAAGAGGGCATTTGAAGCTGCT AATCTGCCAGCATTAGTTTTAAAAATCATGCGTGGAACTTTCGCACCTATAGCTGAACATTACAGCAGTGACATGAGGTCACTCATCTTAAGTATGCTGCACCTTGACCCGAATAAGCGCCCCCACATCCACCAGATCATGGCCCAGCCCATTGTGATGAACTCGTTGATGAATCTCTATACGGACATGGGAAAAATACCATGTACCAG AATCCACCGTCCAATGCAGCCAGCAGGAAGAGGAAGAATGCAAAGAACAAGTCCTCATATGCCCAGAG GGTCTGTTGCCAGCATTTCTGAAACTGAACCGATGGGCCACAAACATCTTTCACCAAGTACTGTGTACAGCTGGGGCAATGGCATCATGACGCCGGTAAAGCTGCCCTTACCGTCTGTTGATACACATGTCACACAGGTATCCGCAGGCCGGACACAAAAAGCTGCTGTGACAAAGAATGGTCGGCTCTTTGTTTGGGAG GGTTCCTCAGTTGGTGGGGAAAGTGGTCTCCCAGGTGCTATATCCAGTAGCATGGATCAGCCATTGCAGTCATTCATACCAAGATACCTCGAGGGTCAGTCTGGCGTGACGATACAACACGTTTCATGCGGTGATCTTTTCACTGCTTGTCTCACTG ATCGAGGAATTCTAATGACATTTGGAAGTGGTGCTAATGGTTGTCTTGGTCATGGTAATACGCATGATGTGACACAG GCTAAGATAGTGGAGGCTCTCCTTGGTTATGAAGTGGTAAATGTGTCCTGCGGTGCTTCCCACGTTTTGGCCGTCACAAATGAACATGAGTTGTTCGCCTGGGGCCGGGGCGAGAGCG GTCGCCTTGGTCTCGGTAGCAACCAGTCGTTTCCATCCCCTCAACCTGTGCCGATTCCAGACCAATTTCAGCCCCGATCCGTCCATTGTGGAGTCGACTGCTCCGTTGTGATAACGGTCGATAAGAAGATGCTATGTTGTGGAAGTAACAG GTCCAACAAACTTGCCATGGATGAGTTCCAAGGAGAGGGTGGCATCAGTAAACCGATGGAGGAGGTTTATCTATTCACGCCTGTGGAGGTGCCACCCTTGGTCGATCTTTCAATCGAGAGTGTTGCTATGGGGACATCACACACTGCTGTTATTACAG ATAGTGGAGAGTGCTATACAGTTGGTTCAAACAACTTTGGTCAGTTGGGTCACAAGGTCCACGAAGATCGCTTACCAGCAAAAGTTGCTCCTTTAGAATCTGAGGCGCTTTCGACAGTGGCTTGTGGAGACACGTTCACTGTTGGTGTCACGACTG ATGGCAAGGTTTATACCTGGGGTAAAAATAGCCGAGGCAGACTCGGGCGGCTGGATGATGAAACGAGCGTACCAAAGGTCGTAAAGTTTCCTGGGAATGAAATGTTGAATGTGGTGTCTCTCTCCTGTAGCCATGGCAACACACTGTTGTCAACAAAAC CACCATCAAGAGGTAACTTGGTTCAAGAATGA
- the LOC135486068 gene encoding NADH dehydrogenase [ubiquinone] 1 beta subcomplex subunit 7-like, translated as MFLGFEVKNPSSIISNKVAMGQFYSVYIAHPEERPDRANDPTFDPLYGFPEGRKEREMVATLEEMQAMNVEADKRDYCAHRWIEFLKCRSDNIPFFSKCAHEKHVWETCQYEDFILRMKEHERERRLKARAIRIQKKLEKESSELIMT; from the exons ATGTTTTTGGGATTCGAGGTCAAAAATCCTAGCTCGATTATCTCGAATAAAGTCGCAATGGGGCAGTTTTATTCGGTCTACATTGCCCACCCTGAGGAAAGACCTGATCGTGCAAATGACCCAACATTCGATCCCTTGTACGGTTTCCCCGAAGGGAGGAAAGAGAGAG AAATGGTAGCGACACTGGAGGAAATGCAAGCAATGAATGTTGAAGCAGACAAGCGAGATTACTGTGCTCACCGATGGATTGAATTCTTGAAATGCCGCTCTGATAATATACCGTTCTTCTCAAAATGTGCACATGAAAAGCATGTATGGGAAACTTGTCAGTATGAAGA TTTTATACTAAGAATGAAGGAACATGAGCGGGAAAGACGACTGAAGGCTAGGGCAATTAGGATACAGAAAAAATTAGAGAAGGAATCATCGGAATTGATTATGACATAA